The following coding sequences lie in one Flavobacterium cyclinae genomic window:
- the metH gene encoding methionine synthase, which yields MSYNSDKYLKLSGLEPLIVTPETNFVNVGERTNVTGSRKFLRLIKEEKYDEALDIARAQVEGGAQIIDVNMDEGMLDGVYAMTKFLNLIAAEPDIARVPVMIDSSKWEIIEAGLKVIQGKGVVNSISLKEGEATFIHHAKLIKRYGAAVIVMAFDEKGQADTYERRIEICKRSYDILVNQLGFPAEDIIFDPNIFPVATGMEEHKLNALDFFRATKWIRENLPYAHVSGGVSNVSFSFRGNDKVREAMHSAFLYHAIQNGMTMGIVNPEMLEIYDEIDKNLLEHVEDVLLNRREDATERLLDLAESFKSDVKSNEKVIAEWRNGSVQERLTHSLVKGIDEFIEIDVEEARQLVEKPIEVIENHLMNGMNVVGDLFGSGKMFLPQVVKSARVMKKAVAYLLPYIEASKDGKSSSAGKVLMATVKGDVHDIGKNIVSVVLACNNFEIIDLGVMVPPEKIIETAVKESVDIIGLSGLITPSLDEMVYLAKEMDKLNIKIPVMIGGATTSRAHTAVKIAPEYKETVVHVNDASRAVTVATNLLQPDTKVTYAKSLREEYDSLREGYLNRSREKNFLSIEEARKNKFKIDWHNYEPAKPNFIGTKTIEVELSELVDFIDWTPFFQSWELYGKFPAILTDEIVGEQATHLFEDAQKMLSQIVKEKWFTAKGILGIFPANTINNDDVELVTSSGVEKFLTLRQQSQKTAGAPNIALADFIAPKEIGKQDYIGCFCVTTGFGVDEKASEFEKQLDDYNSILVKALGDRLAEAFAEYLHLKVRKEIWGYASDEVLSNDELIKEQYKGIRPAPGYPACPDHLEKPTIWKLLNVEQKIGVKLTESMAMWPAASVSGYYFANPESKYFGLGKIKKDQLEDYAKRRNISIEQAEKWLSPNLAD from the coding sequence ATGAGTTATAATTCCGATAAATATTTAAAATTATCAGGTTTAGAACCTTTGATTGTAACTCCAGAAACCAATTTTGTAAACGTTGGAGAACGAACAAACGTAACCGGTTCTAGAAAATTTCTTCGTTTAATCAAAGAAGAAAAATACGATGAAGCCTTAGATATCGCGCGAGCTCAAGTGGAAGGTGGCGCGCAAATCATCGATGTTAACATGGATGAAGGAATGTTAGATGGCGTTTATGCGATGACCAAATTCCTTAATCTAATTGCTGCCGAACCTGATATTGCGAGAGTTCCTGTAATGATTGATTCTTCAAAATGGGAAATTATAGAAGCGGGTTTGAAAGTCATTCAAGGAAAAGGTGTGGTAAACTCCATTTCTTTAAAAGAAGGAGAAGCTACTTTTATTCATCATGCTAAATTAATCAAACGATACGGAGCAGCTGTAATTGTTATGGCTTTTGATGAAAAGGGTCAGGCTGACACATACGAAAGACGTATTGAAATTTGTAAAAGAAGTTACGATATTCTGGTGAACCAATTAGGTTTTCCAGCCGAAGATATCATTTTTGATCCCAATATTTTCCCAGTCGCAACTGGAATGGAAGAACACAAACTAAATGCTTTAGATTTCTTCCGAGCAACCAAATGGATTCGTGAGAATCTTCCGTATGCCCATGTTTCTGGTGGAGTTAGTAATGTGTCTTTTTCTTTCCGTGGCAACGATAAAGTGCGTGAAGCAATGCATTCCGCATTCTTGTATCATGCCATTCAAAACGGAATGACGATGGGAATTGTTAATCCAGAAATGTTAGAGATTTATGATGAAATTGATAAAAATCTGTTAGAACATGTTGAAGATGTTTTATTAAACAGAAGAGAAGATGCTACAGAGCGTTTACTAGATTTAGCTGAAAGTTTCAAATCTGATGTAAAATCAAATGAAAAAGTTATTGCGGAATGGCGAAATGGCTCAGTACAAGAAAGATTGACACATTCTTTAGTAAAAGGAATCGATGAATTTATCGAAATTGATGTTGAGGAAGCGCGTCAGTTAGTTGAAAAGCCAATTGAAGTTATCGAAAATCACCTTATGAACGGAATGAATGTGGTGGGTGATTTATTCGGAAGTGGAAAAATGTTCTTGCCTCAAGTAGTAAAATCCGCTCGTGTGATGAAAAAAGCAGTGGCGTATTTACTTCCTTATATTGAAGCTTCAAAAGATGGAAAATCGTCTTCTGCCGGAAAAGTATTAATGGCAACCGTAAAAGGCGATGTTCACGATATTGGTAAAAATATTGTTTCGGTAGTTTTAGCTTGTAATAATTTTGAAATCATCGATTTAGGTGTGATGGTTCCGCCAGAAAAAATCATTGAAACTGCGGTTAAAGAAAGCGTAGATATTATCGGTTTGAGCGGTTTGATTACACCATCGTTGGACGAAATGGTGTATTTAGCTAAAGAAATGGATAAACTAAATATCAAAATTCCAGTAATGATAGGTGGTGCAACAACTTCACGTGCGCATACTGCTGTGAAAATTGCTCCAGAATATAAAGAAACGGTTGTTCATGTGAATGACGCTTCTCGAGCAGTAACAGTTGCAACCAATTTATTACAACCCGATACTAAAGTTACCTATGCAAAATCACTTCGTGAAGAATATGATTCACTTCGCGAAGGATATTTGAATAGAAGTCGTGAGAAAAATTTCTTATCAATTGAAGAAGCGCGTAAAAATAAATTCAAAATCGACTGGCATAATTACGAACCTGCAAAACCCAATTTCATTGGAACTAAAACTATTGAAGTTGAACTTTCAGAATTAGTAGATTTTATCGATTGGACTCCGTTTTTTCAGTCATGGGAATTGTATGGAAAATTTCCAGCGATTTTAACGGATGAAATTGTAGGCGAGCAAGCGACTCATTTGTTTGAAGATGCACAAAAAATGCTTTCTCAAATTGTTAAAGAGAAATGGTTCACCGCAAAAGGAATTTTAGGGATTTTCCCGGCGAATACAATCAATAACGATGATGTAGAACTTGTCACTTCGAGCGGAGTCGAGAAGTTTTTGACTTTAAGACAACAATCACAAAAAACTGCTGGAGCTCCCAATATTGCTTTAGCGGATTTTATTGCTCCAAAGGAAATTGGTAAACAAGATTATATTGGATGTTTCTGCGTCACAACTGGATTTGGAGTAGATGAAAAAGCTTCGGAATTCGAAAAGCAATTAGATGATTACAATTCGATTTTAGTTAAAGCGTTAGGAGACAGATTAGCAGAAGCTTTCGCAGAATATTTGCATTTGAAGGTTCGAAAAGAAATCTGGGGTTACGCTTCTGATGAGGTGTTGTCAAATGACGAATTAATCAAAGAACAATACAAAGGAATTCGTCCTGCTCCAGGTTATCCTGCTTGTCCTGACCATTTAGAAAAACCAACAATTTGGAAATTATTAAACGTGGAACAAAAAATAGGAGTAAAGTTAACCGAAAGCATGGCGATGTGGCCTGCAGCATCTGTTTCGGGTTATTATTTTGCGAATCCAGAAAGTAAATATTTTGGTTTAGGAAAAATTAAAAAAGACCAATTAGAAGATTACGCCAAAAGAAGAAATATTAGCATTGAACAAGCCGAAAAATGGCTCTCACCCAATTTAGCAGATTAA
- a CDS encoding homocysteine S-methyltransferase family protein, whose amino-acid sequence MSKIQEEIKKRILVLDGAMGTMLQRYKFEEEDFRGERFKDFPHPLKGNNDLLSITQPKAVKSVHRAYFEAGADIVETNTFSGTTIGMADYHMEDLVYELNFQSAKIAREVADEFTDKPRFVAGSIGPTNRTASMSPDVNDPGFRAVNFDDLKIAYKQQVEALIDGGCDLLLVETIFDTLNAKAALFAIEEVKEERNVDIPVMVSGTITDASGRTLSGQTVEAFLISISHIPLLSVGFNCALGADQLKPYLKRLGNNTSLNISAHPNAGLPNAFGQYDQTPEEMQQLIREYLQENLVNIIGGCCGTTPEHIKLIAEVAKEFKPRESVLV is encoded by the coding sequence ATGTCAAAAATTCAAGAAGAAATCAAAAAACGAATTCTCGTACTCGACGGAGCTATGGGGACGATGTTGCAGCGTTATAAATTTGAAGAGGAAGATTTTAGAGGCGAACGATTCAAAGATTTTCCACATCCTTTAAAAGGAAATAACGATTTGCTTTCCATTACCCAACCAAAAGCTGTAAAATCAGTACATCGTGCTTATTTTGAAGCAGGTGCCGATATTGTAGAAACCAATACTTTTTCGGGAACTACCATCGGAATGGCGGATTATCACATGGAAGATTTGGTGTATGAATTGAATTTTCAATCCGCAAAAATAGCTCGTGAAGTTGCGGATGAATTTACAGATAAACCTCGTTTTGTTGCGGGCTCTATTGGTCCAACAAACAGAACAGCATCAATGTCGCCAGATGTAAATGACCCTGGATTTCGAGCTGTAAATTTTGACGATTTAAAAATTGCCTACAAACAACAAGTCGAAGCGTTAATCGATGGCGGTTGCGATTTACTTTTGGTAGAAACAATTTTCGATACGTTAAATGCGAAAGCTGCTTTATTCGCAATTGAAGAAGTAAAAGAAGAACGCAATGTCGATATTCCAGTAATGGTTTCAGGAACAATTACCGATGCTTCTGGAAGAACACTTTCAGGACAAACGGTGGAAGCTTTTTTAATTTCTATTTCGCATATTCCTTTATTGAGTGTTGGGTTTAATTGTGCCCTTGGAGCAGATCAATTGAAACCCTATTTGAAACGATTAGGAAATAACACCTCGTTAAATATTTCGGCACATCCTAATGCAGGTTTACCAAATGCTTTCGGTCAATACGATCAAACGCCAGAAGAAATGCAACAATTAATTCGGGAATATTTGCAAGAAAATTTAGTGAATATCATTGGTGGATGTTGCGGAACAACCCCAGAACACATCAAATTAATAGCTGAGGTAGCTAAAGAATTCAAACCAAGAGAAAGCGTTTTGGTTTAA